The following proteins come from a genomic window of Erpetoichthys calabaricus chromosome 18, fErpCal1.3, whole genome shotgun sequence:
- the crkl gene encoding crk-like protein: MSSARFDSSDRSSWYFGPVSRQEAQNRLQGQRHGVFLVRDSSTCPGDYVLSVSENSKVSHYIINSLPNKKFKIGDQEFEHLPALLEFYKIHYLDTTTLIEPTSRYPNPSVISSPAPVMGPPEENLEYVRTLYDFTGNDAEDLPFKKGEILVILEKPEEQWWSARNKEGRAGMIPVPYVEKLVRPHQHQFHGNRNSNSYGIPEPAHAYAQPQTPSPLPPNTPGAVINPLPSTNNGPVMAKAIQKRVPCAYDKTALALEVGDIVKVTRMNISGQWEGEVNGRRGVFPFTHVKIIDPQNPEDGE; the protein is encoded by the exons ATGTCATCTGCGCGCTTCGATTCCTCGGATAGGTCCAGTTGGTATTTTGGTCCTGTTTCTCGGCAAGAGGCCCAGAACCGATTACAGGGACAGAGGCACGGCGTGTTTTTGGTCCGGGATTCGTCAACATGCCCTGGCGATTATGTGCTCTCTGTGTCAGAGAACTCTAAAGTGTCTCATTATATCATCAACTCGCTGCCCAACAAGAAGTTTAAAATCGGTGATCAGGAATTTGAACACTTACCGGCCCTATTGGAATTCTACAAAATACATTATTTGGATACGACGACGTTGATTGAACCAACGTCCAG gtaCCCCAATCCAAGTGTAATATCCAGCCCAGCACCTGTTATGGGCCCACCAGAAGAGAATTTGGAGTATGTTAGGACTCTGTATGATTTCACTGGGAATGATGCAGAGGATCTTCCCTTCAAAAAAGGAGAAATCCTTGTAATTTTAGAAAAACCTGAAGAGCAGTGGTGGAGTGCCCGCAACAAGGAAGGCCGAGCAGGCATGATTCCTGTGCCATATGTAGAGAAGCTTGTTAGACCTCATCAGCATCAGTTTCATGGTAATAGGAATTCAAACAGCTATGGTATCCCTGAGCCTGCACATGCCTATGCTCAGCCACAGACACCTTCACCTCTGCCACCAAATACACCAGGAGCTGTCATAAATCCTCTGCCTTCTACCAACAATGGACCGGTCATGGCTAAAGCTATACAAAAACGAGTGCCATGTGCATATGACAAGACAGCATTGGCACTAGAG GTTGGAGACATTGTAAAAGTAACAAGGATGAACATTAGCGGGCAGTGGGAAGGTGAAGTGAATGGTCGAAGAGGTGTTTTTCCCTTTACTCACGTGAAAATAATTGATCCCCAGAACCCAGAAGATGGCGAATGA